Genomic segment of Mucilaginibacter sabulilitoris:
CATCGCACACCAGCCCAATATCTTTTAAGGATGTAGCCGCCGTCGCAGATACGTCTGTAAACTTAACTACACCGTTTTTACTATCGTTACGCAAAACAAAACTTGAAACCGGCTTAGGATAGTTCCATGGATCAACACGGCCTGAAACAAAAAGATCAGGCTTGCCATCGCGATTAAAATCAGCCGCCTTTACACATAATTTACTGGTAAAGTTCTTAGGCAATGCGTCTGGCTGAAGTGTAAAGTTGCCTTTACCGTCGTTTATGTATAACCTGTCCTGATAATTGACAGATCCGGGCTCACTTTCAAAACCACCACTGGCTATATACAAGTCGGGATGACCATCGCCGTTAGCATCAAACAACAGCATACCTTCATCTTTAACTCTCACTTTCGGTGTTAAATAATCATTATGTGCCGAAGCTGAATTAGCAGTTAACGCTGGTGCTGTGTTTACCTGAGGTAACAGGTTGCGCTGTATAAATTTACCGTTGGGCTGCTGCAATAAAACCTGGGCAGGATATTGAGTGGTACCTCCAATTACCATATCATCAAAGCCATTCCCATCTACATCGCCTACAGCCATAGCCGGGCTGTACTCTGATAATTTATGCGGTATCAGTTTCTGAATATTGAAATCAATATAATCCCTATCCTGATGCTTATAGTTTATACCTGCCGATTTGGTTATCTCGCTAAATAAGGACGATTGGTTAACTGCAGGCTGAGTAAAATTATAATCCTCCCTGGCGTCGGCAATGTTCACCTTTAGTGTTTGACCGGCTTTTATCTTGCGCAGAATTTGTTTTTTGCCATTATCCCACCGTATCACTACCGAATCGAGCATGGTAACCTTACCCAGACCAAAATGAGCTATATTCTGTATAGTTGACAAATATCCGCGATAAGGCGTATTTTCATATACCTGGTGTTTACCGTGGTCATAGTATATATCGGCCCAAGCGCCTATACCCTCCAGATTTTGCTTACCGCCGTGAAATTGTATATTTAAATAGTTGTTATTGCTTTTGTCTTTTTCCCTTGCAGTGTTTTTGTAAATAAATGCTTCATCATCAATATTATTGATAACCATGTCCATGGCCCCATCATTATCAAGATCGGCATAGGCCGCGCCGTTTGAAAATGTCGGGACATCAAGCCCCCAGCTTTTGGTCACATCCTCAAACTGAAGCCCGTTGGTGTTTTTAAACGCGTAGTTAGGTATTTTCACAATAGGTATTTGGTCAAGTACCTGCTTGGTTGAAGCAATAGAATAAGCCTCCTGCCTGAAGGTAATAAAATCATGATCGGTTACATCGCGCGGATAGCCGTTGGTTATGATAACATCGCGGTATCCATCGTTATCAAAATCGGTGATCATGGGGCCCCAGCTCCAGTCGGTTTGGCCTAAACCACTTAAAAACGCCGTTTCACTAAAAGTTGGGTCGCCTATAGAATCATTTTGCCCTAAGCGTGGCCCCTGGTTTATTTGCAGTGTATTGCGTGTATATTGGTACTGATAACCATAGCGGTCAAAATTTTGGTATATCTGGTAGTTATTGGGTGGCATGAACATTTTTTTGCGGTAATTATCCTCCGGGTTCATATCAACCTCAAATACATCGGCCAGGCCGTCATTGTTCACATCTATAATATCCTGGCCCATTGAGCTAAAAGCAGTATGCTTAAAGTATTCTTTTGTTCTGTCAGTAAAAGTACCGTCGTGATTGTTAATGTATAAAATGTTATTGGTTAAAAAATCATTGGTAACATAAATGTCTTTCCAACCATCCTTGTTAATGTCGGCAATACTGGCCGCATGGCCATATCCCTCAATAGTGATACCGGCTTGTTTTGATACATTGGTAAACACCCCATGTTTAAGCGCCGGGTTCCAGTCATTACGGTAAAGCCTGCCGGTACTCTTATGGCTGCCATCGTTTACAATAGGCCTGAATGTGCTTTGGTTATCACTGGCTACCGCCTCGTTCACGGTAAGGTACATATCCAGGTCACCATCGTTATCATAATCAAAAAACGATGCCATGGTAGAGTGTATGTTAATATCCAGACCATATTCCTTTCCCATTTCTTTAAAAATGGGTACCCCGTCTTTACCTACCCCCTGGTTAAGGTACAGCAGGTTGGTTCTTTTAACAGAATCATCCAGCAGTGTATTACAAACGTAAATATCGGCCAGGCCATCATTATTAATATCAATAACAGCAACGCCGCGGCCCCATCCTCCTTTACCGCCAACACCAGCCTTAACGGTTACATCCTCAAATTTCATATCGCCCTTATTGAGGTACAATTTGTTGGGTACAGCATTGCCGATAAAATAAATATCCTGTAGGCCGTCATTATTAAAATCGCCTATACCTACCCCGCCGCCGTTGTAAATATTGAGCATGGTAAGCGGATTTATTTTTTCGTTCTCAACGATTGTATTGCTAAATGTTACCCCAGAATGTGAAGAAGGTATCTTTTCAAAAAGCGTTGATTTTTTGCAGGCTGATAAACCACATGCAAGAAGGCATAAATAGAGGATCAAATACTTCATTAACTTGGAGAAATTGGCTATAAAAAAGGTGGAGATATAAATCTCCACCTAAAATTACACTTTTTATAAATTATAACAGGTTTAAATTAATAACCATTGTTTTGTACCAGGATAGCTTTGCCTGCCAAAGATTTTGACAAATCTATTTGCTGACCCGGGATTGGATAATATTCATTTTTATTAGGAGTGAAATGAGCACCCTGCAATTGTGAATTTATTCTCACATCATAAGCAAAGAAGGCATTAATAGCTGCAGCCATAGTACCGTCACTGGTTAATTTACCTGGCAAGCCGGCAGAGGCACCATCCCAGCGTTGCAAATCGAAGAAACGCATGCCCTCCATACCAAATTCCATTTTCCTTTCAAACCTCACTGCTTTACGGGCGTAGGTTTTATCATTAAATGAGCCTGCCGGATATGGGCTTACTTTGTACTTATCAGCCGGAGTTGCGTTTATAGTATAAGTTGATGAACCCGGAGCGTAAGTTGAGCCTTTATAAACCCATCCTTTTGGATTGGCCGCGCGGGCCCTAACAAGGTTAACATCAGTCTCTGCAGTTGCTGTGCTTCCTGCCTCAATTTCAGCTTCAGCTGCCATTAACAGAATGTCAGAAAAACGCATCAGGTTAATATTGTTTGATACCAACTGCACGTTGTTCCATATACCTGGGGTAACGTCAGAATTTGAGCCTCTCTCAGACAATGAATAAACATTTTTACGTGGGTTGAAAACACCATTTGTTGCGTCACGTATCCAGTTTGGTTTTGGATTACCCCAATCAAGATACGGAACACCCGGGCGGCCAACAGTAATGTCCAAACGTGGGTCAACATTACCAGTCCACGGAGTTGCACCATTGCTTACATCCTGACCTACTGTATTGTAAGTGTCTAATAATGGTAATCCGTTTGCGTCTGTTTTGAATGAGTTACCCAATGATTGAGATGGGTTAAACCATCCGCAGCATCCACCCGGAGCGCCGTCACCATAAGGGAAGTTCAAGTCATCACCTGCGTTACCGTTTTGACCACTGGCACCATCATTTACAGAGCTTTGTGCAGCAAATACCGATTCGGCACTGTTTTTCTGAGCGGCCTCAGGGCTAAAGTTTTGCTGAAACACATCGTTAAGCGCATATTTCTGGCCACGTGCCGTAACACCATTTGTTATTAAATCGCGAAGAATTGTCACCGCATCAGAAAACTTATGCTCACACATATAAGTTTTTGCCAAATAGGCTTGTGCTGCCCATTTATTTGCACGGCCAGCTTGTGGCTGTGTAGCAGGCAAATCAGCCATTGCAGCTTTAAAGTCAGCTTCTATTTTAGGAAAAACTTCTGCAGTATTTGGCACGTTAGTATCAACTGTAGTTTCATCAACATAAGCCACTTGACCATAAGTCCTTCTCAGCTCCAGGTAATAGAAGGCACGTAAAAACTTAGCCTCAGCAGATAATACTTTTGCCTGATCAGCAGGAAGGTCTTTTGCCAAAGGAATAGTCTTTAATACGTCATTAGCTCTTGCAACGCCATTAAATAATATAGTATATCTGTTTTGAATATAAATATTAAATGTGTTTGCAGTAAAGTTACCAACCGGCAAAGCATCCTGACCACCATCTGATGGTTGAGAGCCTTTGTAAGCATCGCCACCGGCAACACTACCGAACATCCAGTTTGAACCCGACGCGTTTGAACCACCCCCAATACCACCTACACCATCTAATAAGGAGTAGGCACCTATTAGCAACCCATTCACACCCGCGGCGTTCGAAAGATTATCGGGACTTAAATTCCCGATCGGGTTTTGGGTTAAAAGGTTCTTTTTACAACTATATGCCAAGCATAGCGCCACTAAAACCAGGGGTACTATGATTTTTAAATGTATTTTTTTCATAATTTTTTTGCTAAAAACATTAAACATTAAAACGTTGCCTGAAGACCTACACTATATCTTTTTTCGTTGGCAGGATAGTTACCAAAGTCAATACCAAAGCTGGTGTTATCACCATTAGTATTGTTATTAAGTGTTGAGTTTGGTAATTCCGGATCTAAACCTGAGTATTTAGTAACAGTGAACAAGTTGTTCCCTAATACAAATATCCTGATTTTAGAAATACCTATCTTGTTTAATTTTGCACCTGGAATGGTATAACCTATTTGTAATGATTTCAACCTCAGATATGAGCCATTTTCAATATAAAAAGAGTTGAAAGCGCCAGTATTACCTAAGCTTGCCGCCCTGGTTAAAATTGGGATTGTAGCATTGCTGTTATCAGCTCCCGCATGCCATGAATCGGTTATGATATTGGCACTTACGTTACCATCAAATACGGCAGGGAAACTGGTCCAGTATTTAACATAGTTAACTACCTTGTTTCCGTATACACCATATATAAACGCGCTCAGGTCAAAACCTTTGTAGCTTGCACTCAGGTTAAAGCCGCCGGTAAATTTAGGGTTAGGGTTACCGATAAACGTACGGTCGGATAAATCTATCTTACCATCACCGTTCACATCTTTTATTTTGAATAAACCAGGTTTCGCGTCAGAGTACTTAGGACCTGCGTCAACTTCGGCCTGGCTCTGATATAATCCTTCTACCTGTAAGCCGTAGAATTCGCCCACCGGCTGGCCTGGCTGTAACCTAACAAAGTTTTGCAAACGGGTAGAACCACCGCTGTTAACATCCAAATAAGGCTGACCAGAGTTTAACGCTTTAACTAAGTTACTGTAGTGGCTAAAGTTAACCCCTAAAGTATATTTAAAATCGTTGATGCTGCCGTGATAGTTTACGTTAATATCAAAACCATTGTTACGTAAATCACCGGCGTTAACATATGGTGGTTTAGTAACACCTGCCGGAGCAAGCAATTGAGATTGGAATAATAGACCGGTTATTGTTTTTCTGAAATATTCAAAAGAGATATCAAGTGAATTATTCAGGATAGTAGCGTCAAAGCCAACGTTTAATACCTTATCGGTTTCCCACGTGGTCTCTTTATTACCCTTTTGATTAAGAGATGCACCTAATAGCGCTGCGTTTCCTTTGCCTTCAATATCGTAATATTGTGTGCCAGGACCAGCAAGATATAAGTCAAATGCGTTATAAGGTTGAGTACTAACGCCGCTTAATGATCCTAAAGAGCCATAACCTCCACGGAATTTCAAATCATTTAACCAGCTCACTCCTTTTAAAAAGTCTTCCTGTGAAGCCCTCCAACCGGCGGTTACTGACGGGAATGTTCCGTAGCGGCGACCTTTGGCGAAGAATGATGAACCATCACGCCTGATAGTAGCTGTTATCAGATATTTATCAGCAAATGCATAGTTAAGTTGAGCAAAGTATGACTGTAATGTATTTGATGTAAGCTGGTTGGTAGCACTGTTATTGGTATTTTGCACACCAGCAGGCGAGCCTGTATCCAGGTTAATATAATCAGGATCAAGTGAAGCTGCATAGTTACCTCTGCTGCCTTGTACCTGGCGGGTGTAGTTACTGGTGTTTTCCTGACCTAATAACAGGTTAATACTATGTTTACCAAACAGTTGATTATATTTCAAAGTATTTGTCCATGTGTAAAAAGATCCGTAACCGGCAACCTCGGTATATGAATTAGCTCCGGTATTACCTTCTGCGTTTTCATAAGGAGTTGGGTTGAAAAAGCGGTTATAAGTATTTTGAAGGCGTCCACCAAATTGCGTACGCAATGTTAAATGCTTCAAAAAGTCAACCTCACCGTAAACGTTGCCTATTACTTCCCAATCCTGATTATTTCCTCTAAGCTTGCTATTATTCAGGTTACGCTGAACAATAGCATATGGATTTGAGGAGTTACTTAAACCGGGCGACCTTGAACCTGCATAATTACCTTTAATATCAAAAACCGGAATTATAGGTGGTTCACGATAAATGTATGAAACCGGGTTACCTTCGTTCTGGTTGTTGATCTGAGGGTTATTTTTGTTAAAGAAGTAAGCATTTTCACCAACACGAACATGGTCGTTAATATTAAAGTTGGTGTTTGCCCTTACAGAATAGCGTTTATCAAAAGTACCAATCAGTGTACCTTGTTGGTTAAGATAAGCCACTGACATTAAATAAGTATTTTTATCGTTACCACCGCTTGCTGTAACACTGTGCGATTGCAGGGTAGCCGGTTTAAATACTTCATGGAACCAATCGGTACCTTGTTTATTAGCCATGGTTACCTGGTTACCAACACCAGTTTGCGGATTAAGTGTATAATCGGCCAGGGTTGTTCCAGGATCACCGGTTTTTGCACCAGCTGGAGAAATAAAATCAGGAATGGTATACGTACCGGTTCCCAGCGGATCAAATTGCTTGTTCACATTCCCATTTACGCCGCCACCAACTTTACCATCATTTCTATATGATTCAAATTCAGCCTGCATATAGGTTTTGGTATCAGCAAGTTTAAAGCCATCAGGTAACGGTCTTGTAGTGCCGTAAAGGCCATCATAAGTAATTTGAGCTTTACCAGCCTTACCTTTTTTAGTAGTGATCACAATTACACCGTTAGAAGCACGCACACCATAAATGGCGGCTGAACCCGCATCTTTCAGTACCTGGATAGATTCGATATCGTTTACGTTAATATCATCCATCGTGCCAGGTGTACCATCAACAATTACGAGTGGTGCAGTACTAAATATAGAACCAATACCACGGATGTTAACCGCTGAACTACCGCCTGGTGAACCCGAGTTGGTAACAGTAACACCTGCAGCCTGGCCTTGTAACAGTGAGGTACTATTACCGGCCGGCACCGATTTGAATGTGGCTACGTTAACTACAGCTACCGAACCTGTGATGTCCTTTTTACGTTGAGAACCGTAACCGGTAACAACCACTTCGTTAAGTGAATTGTTGCCCGCCTGTAACGTGATCCTGAGATTTACATCGGTGCCTACGTTTATTTCGGTTGTTTGGTAACCGATGTAGGAAATCACCAGCGTGTTGCCTGGATTTAGGCTCAGTGTAAAATCACCGTTAACATCTGTTACAGCGCCAGTGGTAGTACCTTTGATGCGTATGGACGCACCAACAATGGGTAATTTGTCATCGCTGCCGATAACCTTACCCTTGTACTTTGTTTGGGCTGTAACTACCAATGAAGAGATCAGGCAGCATAATAGCACACCCAGAAACCTTCCTTTTAGGAGTAAACTTTTAAACATGAGATTGAGATTTAGTTGATTAATATATTTGATTTAAGATTGTTGGTCGATACCTGTTATTTTAAGTTTGTAACTGGACTAAAAAGTGTTTCGGGGTAAACTGTTTGCGGAGTGCAAAAAGCTCTTTATGGTGACTTCTGTGATGAAGCCCGTTAAAATTTGAAGATTTGAAAAAGAATGAATGTAAGAGTTTTATCATATAATCTTCTCGTAATAATTTAAACCTATCCCTCCTGGTTCACCTTTTTAATGCCCCTGATAAAAAGGCATTAAACATTAATATGTTATAATAATATTAGATTTTTTATGATTTCTGCTGTTCCAGAAATTTATATTGGCTATGCATCTAATGTAACGAGAGTGTATTGTTTACACAAGTGAGTAATGCAGATTTGCAAATTAATTATTGGTAAATCATTATAGCAGCTAAACATTGTAAATTACTGTCATTTTATTAAAAAATCCATAACAAACTAAACACTTTAATGCAAATATGTCAATGTAAAAATGTTGCTACTAATGATAACTTATTCAAAAACTTGTTTATAAACAATAACAATGTTTGAAAACCTTAAAAAAGTCGGCATTTTTTTGGCGTGTTTGATCCGATATTTTCTCAACAATTGTTTGTTCTTTAGTTTTAAAAAATCATCATTATTGGCAAATAATGTCATTCAAACATTTATTATTTTCACACATTTATAACTGTAATACAAACATTTATAAAATAATATCTTTAATAATAAACGTCTATGTTACAATTGTTATCCTTTAAAAAAAACATGCTTCTCCTGCATTAAATATCATCAAACAAAAGCGCACCCACATTTTTAATGCAGGTGCGCTTTTGGGTCTGTTCTTATAAATTTTATGCCGCTTATTTACTCCATTGTACCGATGCTGTATGTGTATCACTTGAGTTGGTACCCACTTGTATAATAAACTTCCCGGGCTCCCAGTCATACTTAAGCTGACTGTTATAAAATTTCAGTTCTTCTGGTGTTATAGTAAATGCCACTTCCTTTTGCTCACCGGGTTGCAGGCTTATTTTTTTAAAATCCTTTAACTCCTTTACAGAGCGGCTGATGCTGGCTACCGGGTCGCTGATATATAATTGCACCACTTCTTCTCCGGCATATTTACCGGTGTTGGTAACCGTTACAGTAGCGGTTAACGTTTCTGCCCCTTTTAGCTGGGTTTTATTAAGCTTAACATCGCTGTAACCAAAAGTAGTATAACTCAGGCCATACCCAAATGGGTAAAGCGGATCATTGGAAATATCAAGATAGTTCGATTTGAATTTCGACGGCCCTTTACCATCATAAGGCCGCCCCGTGTTTTTATGATTATAATAAATAGGTATCTGCCCTACACTGCGCGGAAAAGTGGCTGTTATTTTACCGGCAGGGTTGTAATCACCAAACAATACATCGGCAATTGCGTTACCTGCCTCGGTACCAGGCGCCCATACATCAAGTATAGCGCTGGCATGCTCATCTTCCCAGGTTAATGTAAGCGGCCTGCCATTAAACAGCACAATAACCAACGGCTTACCTAATTTAGCTAATGCCTTTAACATATTTTTCTGGCTTTCCGGAATATCAATATCCGACCGGCTTGATGACTCGCCCGACATACTTTGCGACTCGCCCACAACAGCAACTATCACATCAGATTTTTTGGCAGCATCTACGGCTTCGTTCAACAGTTCATCAGCAGTTTTTTTATCAACCGTTACCATTTGCTGACCAAAAAAGTTCAGTCTGTTTATAAACATACTATCTTGGGTAATATTTGCGCCTTTGGCATAGTTAATAGTTACGCCGTTACCCACCAGGTTTTTAATACCCTGCATTACACTTATCGATTTTTGCCACTCCCCGGCAACTACCCAGGTACCCAGCATATCGCGCTGGTTATCGGCCAGCGGACCTACCAATGCTATAGAGCCTGCTTTTTTAAGCGGTAATGTTTGTGCATTATTTTTTAACAATACAAATGAGTGTTTGGTTATATTCCTGGCCTCGGCCCGGTTTTCTGGTGTTAATACGTCCTTGCTCTCGCGCGACGCATCAATTGACTTGTACGGATTATCAAACAAACCCAGTTTATATTTGGCTTCCAGCACACGGCGGCAGGCCAGGTCAATCTCCAATTTGGTTACTTTACCCTCGGCAAGTGATTTTTTCAGCGTGGTTAAAAAGCCCTCTCCTACCATATCCATATCAAGCCCGGCTTTTAAAGCTAACGCCGATACCGCTTGCAGATCGCCAAGCCCGTGGGCTTCCATCTCGTTAACGGCTGTATAATCTGATACCACAAAACCTTTAAAGCCCCATTGCTTACGCAGTACATCAGTTAACAGCCATTGATTGCCTGTTGCCGGCACACCATCAATAGTATTAAAAGAGCTCATGAAGCTGCCCGCACCCGCGTC
This window contains:
- a CDS encoding VCBS repeat-containing protein is translated as MLNIYNGGGVGIGDFNNDGLQDIYFIGNAVPNKLYLNKGDMKFEDVTVKAGVGGKGGWGRGVAVIDINNDGLADIYVCNTLLDDSVKRTNLLYLNQGVGKDGVPIFKEMGKEYGLDINIHSTMASFFDYDNDGDLDMYLTVNEAVASDNQSTFRPIVNDGSHKSTGRLYRNDWNPALKHGVFTNVSKQAGITIEGYGHAASIADINKDGWKDIYVTNDFLTNNILYINNHDGTFTDRTKEYFKHTAFSSMGQDIIDVNNDGLADVFEVDMNPEDNYRKKMFMPPNNYQIYQNFDRYGYQYQYTRNTLQINQGPRLGQNDSIGDPTFSETAFLSGLGQTDWSWGPMITDFDNDGYRDVIITNGYPRDVTDHDFITFRQEAYSIASTKQVLDQIPIVKIPNYAFKNTNGLQFEDVTKSWGLDVPTFSNGAAYADLDNDGAMDMVINNIDDEAFIYKNTAREKDKSNNNYLNIQFHGGKQNLEGIGAWADIYYDHGKHQVYENTPYRGYLSTIQNIAHFGLGKVTMLDSVVIRWDNGKKQILRKIKAGQTLKVNIADAREDYNFTQPAVNQSSLFSEITKSAGINYKHQDRDYIDFNIQKLIPHKLSEYSPAMAVGDVDGNGFDDMVIGGTTQYPAQVLLQQPNGKFIQRNLLPQVNTAPALTANSASAHNDYLTPKVRVKDEGMLLFDANGDGHPDLYIASGGFESEPGSVNYQDRLYINDGKGNFTLQPDALPKNFTSKLCVKAADFNRDGKPDLFVSGRVDPWNYPKPVSSFVLRNDSKNGVVKFTDVSATAATSLKDIGLVCDATFTDFNNDGWPDLILTGEWMPITFLKNDHGTFKNITTGTGVENKLGWWNTIASGDFDHDGDTDYIVGNTGLNTFYKATEQYPVYITAKDFDNNGSYDAFPSVFLKDKEGVMREFPANGRDDIIKQMISMRIRYQNYKSFAVSTMDSVITPKMREGAVRVKATYLQSCYLRNDGNGKFTAIPLPLEAQVSELCGITVDDFDGDGNLDVAINGNDYGTEVTTGRYDAFNGLILKGDGKGDFKPLTLLQSGLYIPGDGKALVKLKSARGNYLLAATQNRDAMKLFELKRQVKTVNLQPLDAYATIKYKNGKTTKQEFYNGSSFLSQSGRFFNIESNMASVTITDGLGRQRNIQLN
- a CDS encoding RagB/SusD family nutrient uptake outer membrane protein — protein: MKKIHLKIIVPLVLVALCLAYSCKKNLLTQNPIGNLSPDNLSNAAGVNGLLIGAYSLLDGVGGIGGGSNASGSNWMFGSVAGGDAYKGSQPSDGGQDALPVGNFTANTFNIYIQNRYTILFNGVARANDVLKTIPLAKDLPADQAKVLSAEAKFLRAFYYLELRRTYGQVAYVDETTVDTNVPNTAEVFPKIEADFKAAMADLPATQPQAGRANKWAAQAYLAKTYMCEHKFSDAVTILRDLITNGVTARGQKYALNDVFQQNFSPEAAQKNSAESVFAAQSSVNDGASGQNGNAGDDLNFPYGDGAPGGCCGWFNPSQSLGNSFKTDANGLPLLDTYNTVGQDVSNGATPWTGNVDPRLDITVGRPGVPYLDWGNPKPNWIRDATNGVFNPRKNVYSLSERGSNSDVTPGIWNNVQLVSNNINLMRFSDILLMAAEAEIEAGSTATAETDVNLVRARAANPKGWVYKGSTYAPGSSTYTINATPADKYKVSPYPAGSFNDKTYARKAVRFERKMEFGMEGMRFFDLQRWDGASAGLPGKLTSDGTMAAAINAFFAYDVRINSQLQGAHFTPNKNEYYPIPGQQIDLSKSLAGKAILVQNNGY
- a CDS encoding SusC/RagA family TonB-linked outer membrane protein; its protein translation is MFKSLLLKGRFLGVLLCCLISSLVVTAQTKYKGKVIGSDDKLPIVGASIRIKGTTTGAVTDVNGDFTLSLNPGNTLVISYIGYQTTEINVGTDVNLRITLQAGNNSLNEVVVTGYGSQRKKDITGSVAVVNVATFKSVPAGNSTSLLQGQAAGVTVTNSGSPGGSSAVNIRGIGSIFSTAPLVIVDGTPGTMDDINVNDIESIQVLKDAGSAAIYGVRASNGVIVITTKKGKAGKAQITYDGLYGTTRPLPDGFKLADTKTYMQAEFESYRNDGKVGGGVNGNVNKQFDPLGTGTYTIPDFISPAGAKTGDPGTTLADYTLNPQTGVGNQVTMANKQGTDWFHEVFKPATLQSHSVTASGGNDKNTYLMSVAYLNQQGTLIGTFDKRYSVRANTNFNINDHVRVGENAYFFNKNNPQINNQNEGNPVSYIYREPPIIPVFDIKGNYAGSRSPGLSNSSNPYAIVQRNLNNSKLRGNNQDWEVIGNVYGEVDFLKHLTLRTQFGGRLQNTYNRFFNPTPYENAEGNTGANSYTEVAGYGSFYTWTNTLKYNQLFGKHSINLLLGQENTSNYTRQVQGSRGNYAASLDPDYINLDTGSPAGVQNTNNSATNQLTSNTLQSYFAQLNYAFADKYLITATIRRDGSSFFAKGRRYGTFPSVTAGWRASQEDFLKGVSWLNDLKFRGGYGSLGSLSGVSTQPYNAFDLYLAGPGTQYYDIEGKGNAALLGASLNQKGNKETTWETDKVLNVGFDATILNNSLDISFEYFRKTITGLLFQSQLLAPAGVTKPPYVNAGDLRNNGFDINVNYHGSINDFKYTLGVNFSHYSNLVKALNSGQPYLDVNSGGSTRLQNFVRLQPGQPVGEFYGLQVEGLYQSQAEVDAGPKYSDAKPGLFKIKDVNGDGKIDLSDRTFIGNPNPKFTGGFNLSASYKGFDLSAFIYGVYGNKVVNYVKYWTSFPAVFDGNVSANIITDSWHAGADNSNATIPILTRAASLGNTGAFNSFYIENGSYLRLKSLQIGYTIPGAKLNKIGISKIRIFVLGNNLFTVTKYSGLDPELPNSTLNNNTNGDNTSFGIDFGNYPANEKRYSVGLQATF
- the bglX gene encoding beta-glucosidase BglX, which gives rise to MRKYFLPRGINRFSALCVVALLPFNKISAQTKTDDAKMNVFVNGLMGKMTIDEKIGHLNLVTIGAATTGSVVNKGVEDKIKKGAIGGVFGIWGADHVKEVQDLAVKGSRLHIPLIFGLDVIHGHRTIFPIPLGLSASWDMGLIKRSAQIAAKEATAEGLNWVYSPMVDIARDARWGRISEGSGEDPWYGGQVAKAMVQGYQGSSMKNADAVMACVKHFALYGGAEAGREYNTVDMSRIRMYQDYLPPYRAAVDAGAGSFMSSFNTIDGVPATGNQWLLTDVLRKQWGFKGFVVSDYTAVNEMEAHGLGDLQAVSALALKAGLDMDMVGEGFLTTLKKSLAEGKVTKLEIDLACRRVLEAKYKLGLFDNPYKSIDASRESKDVLTPENRAEARNITKHSFVLLKNNAQTLPLKKAGSIALVGPLADNQRDMLGTWVVAGEWQKSISVMQGIKNLVGNGVTINYAKGANITQDSMFINRLNFFGQQMVTVDKKTADELLNEAVDAAKKSDVIVAVVGESQSMSGESSSRSDIDIPESQKNMLKALAKLGKPLVIVLFNGRPLTLTWEDEHASAILDVWAPGTEAGNAIADVLFGDYNPAGKITATFPRSVGQIPIYYNHKNTGRPYDGKGPSKFKSNYLDISNDPLYPFGYGLSYTTFGYSDVKLNKTQLKGAETLTATVTVTNTGKYAGEEVVQLYISDPVASISRSVKELKDFKKISLQPGEQKEVAFTITPEELKFYNSQLKYDWEPGKFIIQVGTNSSDTHTASVQWSK